A stretch of DNA from Kazachstania africana CBS 2517 chromosome 3, complete genome:
CCCAACATTATCAAATCAGCATCTAACCCATAAATACAATGCCTAGTGTTATTGTTATAATCTTTTTGGGATCTAATGTTTCTGATAAAGTCCATTATCTTGTGTTCACCTTCACCAGGAACTTCATGACCAGAGAAGATAACATCAACTTCTCTCCATTTGGAATCGTTAGAGATTTTGTCATGAATGAAATActttaaatttttggtCAGTTTAGCCATAAATTCTGTACCTGGCGTAATAGCATTAGAATCGAATGGTTCACCTTTAGGAATTTCTTCCCCCTTTTCAATAGCCTTCTTTAAAGCCGCTTCTGCATCCATGGCAGTTCTAAATCTACGAGACCTTTGCTGGTTCATCTTGGCACGTGGGGCCACACCATCGATTGCCATATAAAATACTTTCTTGGGTTTAATAGTGTGAAAAAGGTGATCAATATaggtgaaaattttggcaaATACTTCCTCTTCAGTCATTCTTTTCGTTacgtcatcatcattaccGTGTGTACATGTATGCAGAATCGAGTTCATATCCAAATACAGGTTATCAAACTCTGGAATCTGTGCTCCTTCAATCAATTGCGATATCATCGGCCATCTTTCACTGATGTacctgaaaaattttggaatacCCATTACTGTATAATCTTAGATGCTATATtaaaatacaataaaatGTTCTTTTTTGGATTGAATAAAACAAAACAACCAGTCGTAATTGATAATCGTGGTCAGTATGTAATAGGGTTACCAATAGAAGCTTAATCTATACTTTGAACTATGACTATTAACAAATAGCAAAAGTTCTTGTTGTTTGTTTTTTGACTAAATTTGCTGGTTTCGGTGGCAACTTAGCAGAGAGAGCCGGGTAATGTCATTTTCGCAgacatcaaaaaatttcatgaaatACAAAGAAATGTTGATGTTTGAATGATTTGGAAGGCAGGAGAGACATTGCTCTGTGAGGTGCCAGGATATAGGATAACCTAAGACAGTTGAGAGTGAAACGATACTTTGAGTCTAATATTGGTTAGAAGTCTAGATAACAAATCACGGAACACGACAGGCATAAAAGTTTTACAAAAATCTAGGTCTGAGTAGAAGTGGATAGAGATTTAAATCATAAAGGTGGATCGGTCAATTGAAGTAACtatattaaataatgtTTAATCCGGTTAAACCCAACACCTCTGCAAATTCTATGTTTGGTCAAAATGCTGGTACCGCAAATACTAACACACAATTTGGCGGATTTGGCACAGGTTTTGGAAACAAGACTAATACTACAGGGTTCGGCTCCAATACTAGCACGCTAGGAGGTACCAATAATGCTGCCCCTGCAGGTGGACTCTTTGGTAGTCAAAATACTGCTGCTTCAGCAGCCCCAGGCGGTGGTCTATTTGGTGCACAGAATACTGCTGCTTCAGCACCTGGAGGTGGTTTATTCGGTCAAAATAAACCAACCACTACTGCTTCGACAGGCCTATTCGGCCAAAATACCACTAATGCTACCGGTACCACAGGCGCTGGATTGTTCGGTAATAAGTCTGCTACTGGTACCGCCCCTGGCGGTGGTTTATTTGGTCAAAGCAATACTGCAACTGGTACATCGATGAATGCTGGTGGTAGCCTATTTGGCAGTAATAACACTACCACTACAGGTGGTTTATTTGGCTCTACTAATACAAACACCCCCGGTGCAACTACTTCTACTACAGGGACCGGCCTGTTCGGCGCCAAACCAGCAGCTACCGGAGGGCTTTTTGGTCAAAGTAATACAAATACTGGTGCCACAACTACGGGAGGACTTTTCGGTTCAAAACCTGCAGGATCTTTATTCGGTAGTAGCAATAATGCAACGCAACCTAGTTCTTTAGGTGGTACCACTGGTGGTGGCCTTTTCGGTAACACTGGCTCTTCAACCCTATTTGGCGGAAGTAATCAGGCACAAACTACAACGGGGGGACTATTTGGCTCGACACAACCACAattacaacaacaacagcagcaacaatCTGCATTACAATCTATTTCACAACTTCCAATAACTCCAATGACCAAAATTAGTGATTTACCAGTGCAATTAcgtcaagaaattgaacaattagATCAATACATACAAAGACAAGTTCAACTTTCACAACACTTAAGAGCTGGTACAAATGAACATATAGAATTAATCCAGTCGATTCCACGTGATACATCCTACCTGCTGAACACACAATCTATAACGAATCAATCATTACAAaaggatttgaaaaaagttttgaaagtCAAGAGCTTAACTGATCAAAATATCTCAGATTCACAAACATTCTCAATTATCCTACAACAATTGCTCACCCCCGGAAGCAAAATTTCATCGTTGGAACTGGACaaattcttccaaaataaaatacaaatttatcaaaataaactggatgattattcaaatgtCTTGAATGA
This window harbors:
- the NUP49 gene encoding FG-nucleoporin NUP49 (similar to Saccharomyces cerevisiae NUP49 (YGL172W); ancestral locus Anc_8.125), which encodes MFGQNAGTANTNTQFGGFGTGFGNKTNTTGFGSNTSTLGGTNNAAPAGGLFGSQNTAASAAPGGGLFGAQNTAASAPGGGLFGQNKPTTTASTGLFGQNTTNATGTTGAGLFGNKSATGTAPGGGLFGQSNTATGTSMNAGGSLFGSNNTTTTGGLFGSTNTNTPGATTSTTGTGLFGAKPAATGGLFGQSNTNTGATTTGGLFGSKPAGSLFGSSNNATQPSSLGGTTGGGLFGNTGSSTLFGGSNQAQTTTGGLFGSTQPQLQQQQQQQSALQSISQLPITPMTKISDLPVQLRQEIEQLDQYIQRQVQLSQHLRAGTNEHIELIQSIPRDTSYLLNTQSITNQSLQKDLKKVLKVKSLTDQNISDSQTFSIILQQLLTPGSKISSLELDKFFQNKIQIYQNKLDDYSNVLNDIESAINGINNDIFGTTSPLENTALNKSLKSASHDFSEIYALKTGLHSIISTVIEEFSLFMDTAQRIAELHQKIREATSAN